The proteins below are encoded in one region of Myxococcales bacterium:
- a CDS encoding TonB C-terminal domain-containing protein, translating to MAADTHLQLRYRRIMQVSMVTAGSVLSAVVHGSLVLALLFAGMIQKVFGKESAPPIEERHVIEARLVQLGKELDPSQLPNRKVPALQTAPPDSIAVSKEMNPDEPTQQDEKKDKPPNPTEDLLTRLGDRAQTFAEIAEQREKEGSPDGVEDGSSMAQVGDLYAGKLYALFRRGWTVPTVISDAERNSLKTEVDLQINEDLSIGNFSLRKSSGNPLFDQSVLDNIERLKSERVTLPAPPSEVADQFLGKTLGLRFSGRHAG from the coding sequence ATGGCAGCTGACACCCATTTGCAATTGCGTTATCGTCGCATCATGCAAGTTAGTATGGTTACAGCAGGCTCAGTGCTTAGTGCCGTGGTGCACGGCTCCCTTGTGCTTGCATTGCTTTTTGCGGGCATGATTCAAAAAGTGTTCGGTAAAGAAAGTGCTCCTCCGATTGAAGAGCGGCATGTGATCGAGGCGCGTCTTGTGCAACTTGGAAAAGAGCTTGATCCCAGTCAGCTGCCCAATCGCAAAGTGCCAGCGCTGCAAACTGCGCCACCGGATTCCATCGCCGTCTCAAAAGAGATGAACCCAGATGAGCCTACGCAGCAGGACGAAAAAAAGGACAAGCCTCCTAATCCTACCGAAGACCTTCTAACCCGTCTTGGTGATCGCGCGCAGACTTTTGCTGAAATCGCTGAGCAGCGTGAAAAAGAAGGCAGCCCGGATGGCGTCGAAGATGGTAGCAGTATGGCTCAGGTGGGTGATCTGTACGCAGGCAAGCTCTATGCGTTGTTTAGGCGCGGATGGACCGTGCCAACCGTCATTAGCGATGCGGAACGAAATTCTCTGAAAACCGAAGTCGATTTACAAATCAATGAAGATCTAAGTATTGGTAATTTCAGTTTACGTAAATCAAGTGGCAATCCACTTTTCGATCAATCCGTGCTCGACAACATCGAGCGTTTGAAATCTGAGCGAGTTACCTTACCCGCACCGCCATCCGAAGTCGCCGATCAGTTTCTAGGAAAGACCCTCGGCTTGCGTTTCAGTGGTCGGCATGCCGGTTAG
- a CDS encoding class I SAM-dependent methyltransferase, which yields MTEQSRILSSTFDWRKKSFLDRWFRQRIFSKLDQLEQGTLVLIDEDGRHVFSGSQKGPNATVHVHSLRTYRDLALAGTIGSAESYMRGLWDTENLSDVIRVFVQNAHMMNAFEAGSAGVQHAFQSLLQPLRRNTKKQSKKHIAAHYDLGNDFFELFLDPSMMYSSAIFDDEHSSLETASINKLRVICQSLELSERDHIVEIGTGWGGFAIYAAQNYGCRVTTTTISQEQYTYAKRCIEQHGLGDKITVLLKDYRDLEGKFDKLVSIEMVEALGHQYYTSYFTKCASLLRPGGLALIQAITIADQEYERAKDEVDFIKKYIFPGSCIPSTTALLNAVTRSSRLELVALRDITSSYSKTIAAWKERLLSNYAKAEQLGLSPAFLRMWLFYFAYCEGGFQEHYIAAKQLLFRNATYTTEEDRNKL from the coding sequence ATGACAGAGCAAAGCAGGATTCTTTCAAGCACTTTTGATTGGCGAAAGAAATCGTTTCTTGATCGCTGGTTCAGGCAGCGGATTTTCTCAAAGCTTGATCAGCTCGAGCAGGGCACGCTTGTCTTGATCGACGAAGACGGCCGTCATGTGTTTTCCGGTAGTCAAAAAGGACCAAACGCAACCGTGCATGTGCACTCACTGCGTACCTACCGAGATCTTGCTCTGGCTGGCACCATAGGCTCTGCCGAATCGTATATGCGGGGATTATGGGACACCGAAAACTTAAGTGATGTCATTCGTGTGTTTGTGCAAAATGCACACATGATGAATGCTTTTGAAGCTGGTTCAGCAGGCGTGCAGCACGCGTTTCAAAGCTTATTGCAACCACTAAGGCGTAACACGAAAAAACAAAGCAAGAAGCACATCGCTGCTCACTACGATTTGGGAAACGATTTTTTCGAGCTTTTCTTGGATCCAAGCATGATGTACTCCAGCGCGATTTTTGATGATGAGCATTCGTCTCTTGAGACAGCCTCGATCAACAAGCTCAGGGTGATTTGCCAGTCGTTGGAACTCTCAGAGCGCGACCACATTGTGGAAATCGGTACCGGATGGGGCGGTTTTGCTATCTACGCGGCTCAGAACTATGGCTGCCGAGTGACAACAACCACTATTTCTCAGGAGCAGTACACCTACGCCAAACGATGTATTGAGCAGCACGGGCTAGGCGATAAGATCACAGTGCTGCTGAAAGACTATCGTGATCTTGAAGGCAAGTTCGACAAACTCGTATCGATTGAGATGGTCGAAGCACTGGGACATCAATACTACACGAGCTATTTTACAAAATGTGCATCGTTGCTTAGGCCAGGTGGTCTTGCGCTAATTCAAGCCATCACCATCGCCGATCAGGAATATGAGCGTGCCAAAGATGAAGTCGACTTTATAAAAAAATACATCTTCCCTGGCTCGTGCATTCCCTCCACTACCGCTTTGTTGAATGCCGTCACACGCAGCAGTCGTTTAGAACTTGTTGCTCTACGTGACATCACTTCGAGCTACAGCAAGACCATTGCTGCGTGGAAAGAGCGCTTGTTGAGCAACTATGCGAAAGCTGAGCAACTCGGTCTGTCGCCAGCGTTTTTGCGCATGTGGCTCTTTTATTTCGCTTATTGCGAGGGCGGCTTTCAAGAGCACTACATCGCAGCTAAGCAGCTGCTTTTCCGCAACGCGACCTACACCACCGAAGAAGATAGGAATAAATTATGA
- a CDS encoding DUF1295 domain-containing protein: MMFLCWLLSLVKRDASVVDIFWGPGFVLSAWLYFVLGENHGIRNMLICTLVSVWGLRLALHIFLRARGKGEDYRYVEMREKRGEDFWWQSLFIIFFLQGILMWIIGLPLYTGQWESSYDGLAAIDWVALCIFIVGFLFEAIGDYQLTRFRAQSTNNGKVMNTGLWRYTRHPNYFGDALLWWGLYAFTLGPDGGWVVIFSPILMTFLLMRVSGVSLLEGKLTETRPDYRKYKQSTNAFFPWWPKKPAP; the protein is encoded by the coding sequence ATGATGTTTTTGTGTTGGCTGCTTAGCTTAGTAAAGCGCGATGCCAGCGTGGTTGATATATTTTGGGGTCCCGGGTTTGTGCTTTCGGCATGGCTTTATTTTGTCTTGGGCGAAAACCACGGCATTCGAAATATGTTGATCTGCACGCTGGTGAGTGTATGGGGACTGCGATTGGCTTTGCATATTTTTCTGCGTGCACGCGGTAAAGGCGAGGACTATCGCTACGTCGAGATGCGTGAAAAAAGGGGAGAGGATTTTTGGTGGCAGAGCCTCTTCATCATTTTCTTTTTGCAGGGGATCTTGATGTGGATCATTGGTCTGCCGCTGTATACCGGACAGTGGGAAAGCTCTTACGACGGCTTGGCAGCCATCGACTGGGTCGCGTTGTGTATCTTCATCGTCGGCTTTTTGTTTGAAGCCATTGGTGACTATCAGCTCACTCGTTTCCGGGCCCAAAGCACGAATAATGGCAAAGTCATGAACACGGGGCTGTGGCGTTATACTCGTCATCCGAATTATTTTGGCGATGCCTTGCTTTGGTGGGGTTTGTACGCTTTTACGCTTGGTCCTGACGGCGGCTGGGTTGTTATCTTTTCCCCTATCCTTATGACATTTTTACTCATGCGCGTTTCTGGCGTAAGTTTGCTTGAAGGAAAACTCACTGAGACACGTCCTGACTATCGGAAGTATAAGCAATCCACGAATGCGTTTTTTCCTTGGTGGCCAAAGAAGCCTGCGCCATAG
- a CDS encoding PD40 domain-containing protein, protein MKKLNNMPIVAILLCFLAIFISVPVFSQSEKAQDLPGRSVVIDIDSPETSLYQIAVPNLQGSKLGPEAAEVLRNDFKLVSLFKVLDARSFVENANAMGLNINKSDWSVVGAQSVIKGDIKQSGSSLNVEMRLYEIAKGSSPTLSKSYRTNASHLRGVMHQFANEVLRVLTGEPGHFDTRLAFAMRKGPGRKDVYVSDFDGHSVGRISKGRGVAMLPSFGPGGIWYSVLTKFGMFITRSGKNEKAVFSGTGMNMGVTACGNRLFFTSTRTGNAEIFSSDLEGNDLRQLTRHRGIDVSPSCGPGGKIAFVSDRHGGPQVFTMNGDGSGVKRVTYRGEYNQTPAWCPDPKKPLIAFTGRGGGSMDIFTVNLQTGEYLRLTQGQGSNKDPAFSPDCRMVAFASSRGGIFLSNAEGLNQNKVVSGAAETVRWSR, encoded by the coding sequence ATGAAAAAACTTAACAATATGCCAATTGTGGCAATTTTGCTTTGCTTTCTTGCCATTTTTATCAGTGTCCCTGTTTTCTCTCAAAGTGAGAAGGCCCAGGATTTGCCTGGCCGCAGCGTGGTGATTGATATCGATTCTCCGGAGACTTCACTCTATCAAATTGCTGTTCCCAATCTTCAGGGCTCAAAACTTGGACCTGAAGCCGCGGAAGTGTTGCGCAATGATTTTAAACTGGTTTCCTTATTCAAAGTACTCGATGCGCGCTCCTTTGTAGAGAACGCTAATGCCATGGGACTTAACATCAACAAAAGTGATTGGAGTGTCGTTGGTGCTCAATCCGTTATCAAAGGTGACATCAAACAAAGCGGCTCATCACTCAATGTTGAAATGCGCCTCTATGAAATAGCCAAAGGCAGCAGCCCGACCTTAAGTAAAAGTTATCGTACGAACGCCTCGCACTTGCGCGGTGTGATGCATCAATTTGCCAACGAAGTACTTCGAGTTCTTACTGGTGAGCCTGGTCATTTTGACACCCGTCTTGCTTTCGCGATGCGCAAAGGTCCTGGTCGTAAAGATGTTTATGTTTCCGATTTTGATGGCCACAGCGTAGGGCGAATCTCTAAGGGGCGAGGTGTAGCGATGCTGCCCTCCTTTGGACCAGGCGGCATTTGGTACTCGGTGCTCACTAAGTTCGGCATGTTTATCACCCGCAGCGGCAAAAACGAAAAAGCTGTTTTTAGTGGCACCGGCATGAACATGGGCGTCACTGCTTGTGGTAATCGCTTGTTCTTTACTTCAACGCGTACGGGAAATGCTGAGATCTTTAGTTCAGACCTTGAAGGCAATGATTTACGACAACTTACTCGGCATCGGGGTATCGATGTGAGTCCAAGCTGTGGTCCAGGTGGCAAAATCGCTTTTGTTTCCGATCGGCATGGCGGACCACAAGTGTTTACGATGAACGGCGATGGTTCCGGCGTAAAGCGCGTAACCTATCGGGGCGAGTACAATCAAACCCCCGCGTGGTGTCCCGATCCGAAAAAACCACTCATTGCCTTTACCGGTCGCGGAGGCGGCTCGATGGACATATTTACGGTTAACCTGCAAACCGGCGAGTACCTTAGGCTAACGCAAGGACAAGGGTCGAACAAAGATCCGGCCTTTTCGCCGGACTGCCGAATGGTGGCTTTTGCGTCATCACGTGGCGGTATTTTCCTTTCAAACGCAGAAGGCCTCAATCAAAATAAAGTCGTTTCTGGTGCGGCGGAAACCGTCCGTTGGTCACGATAG
- a CDS encoding DUF2878 domain-containing protein, translating to MFDAIALPASRILNVLQHQVGWFACVLGAAWGHPLLGCMVALAAHTTHVFATVQPMKELKLMFTVALLGTVLDSIHRSLGVLSFASSMGPSWLAPLWISMLWLGFATTLAHSLAWLRDRYALAALLGFIGGPLSFFAGYRLNAVAFPQGLPYSLFVIACVWALVMPCLIALAKAMVANDPPVPYRFFSPRLGIFSLDTQSVAMAQASLATKEKTHSWIAYTSDSQDVSQ from the coding sequence GTGTTTGACGCCATCGCCCTACCTGCATCGCGGATTCTCAACGTGCTGCAACATCAAGTAGGCTGGTTTGCCTGTGTACTAGGCGCAGCATGGGGCCACCCTTTGCTTGGATGTATGGTTGCTCTAGCTGCTCACACTACGCATGTCTTTGCGACCGTCCAGCCAATGAAAGAGCTGAAGCTAATGTTTACCGTCGCGTTGCTTGGAACAGTACTCGACAGTATCCATCGTTCACTAGGTGTTCTTTCCTTTGCATCGAGCATGGGACCAAGCTGGCTTGCACCGCTTTGGATCTCAATGCTGTGGCTAGGCTTTGCAACGACGCTTGCGCATTCGCTGGCTTGGCTAAGGGATCGTTACGCACTTGCAGCTTTGCTGGGATTTATCGGCGGGCCACTTTCCTTTTTTGCTGGGTATCGTCTCAACGCTGTCGCTTTTCCGCAAGGTCTGCCCTATTCGTTGTTCGTTATTGCCTGCGTATGGGCGCTCGTCATGCCTTGTCTGATTGCGCTTGCCAAAGCCATGGTTGCAAACGATCCACCCGTTCCCTATCGGTTTTTTAGTCCACGTCTTGGCATCTTTTCTTTAGACACACAATCAGTGGCTATGGCGCAGGCTTCTTTGGCCACCAAGGAAAAAACGCATTCGTGGATTGCTTATACTTCCGATAGTCAGGACGTGTCTCAGTGA
- a CDS encoding SBBP repeat-containing protein: protein MGLGLGRIGSLRCWSIDNWLFVVLISSFLGGCREGAAESHVLLALQPTWQASRQSDKATSLDKTSEAFNKLPIYFLPVGKGEAEKNKFHVLGNAMEVFFTDEGVRYVLKENNEATGETKSWSILASFVGAKKVAPKGKAKSDAVFSFFRGKKEQWRTGISPFEELIYAELWPGIDLVYRGKGGFIKYSFIVHPGADPSQIKVRYEGVEEAFLTSKGELVLGTGLRKLREDTPYVYQQSSTAVQEIPSSYVLSARANQATLSFELGVYDKARELIIDPIVLGYCGYLGGSGNEFNSTLKVDSSGAAYIAGETWSNESSIAATVGPDVTMNGWVDAYVAKVSADGTSLVYAGFIGGSGQDIGYGIDVDSSGNAYVVGAAGSGSGFPVTGGAYDTTFNGGNDLFVAKINSSGTSLSYCTFIGGSGSDGNFSAIAVDGSGNAYVTGRTDSTELSSPPFPVTGGSFDTTANGGLDAFVVKLNAAGSALSYSGFLGGSSNENSTGGNTGGIAVDSSGNAYVVGETSSSDFPVSGGAYDTVYGGSGDAFVAKVNAAGSALSYASFLGGTSNDFAVDVAVDSSGNVYVGGDTNSTESSFPVSGGPDLTANGSTDVFLASLNAAGSALIFNGFVGGSSYDKLGSLAIDSNNDVYFGGYTASTESTFPVLVGPDLSFNLGNNDAFLGKLRVSDTSLEYLGYIGGSSDDNISGIDVDGAGDAYVTGLTGSSEATFPVVTGSFDTTYSANGDFFVAKVENVAEGIVCDSNSSTNGSTSALSWSHTVNSGDDRVLLVGVAFRNGSSETVSSVFYGAASLKPLGATSNGTSVRVEMFQVLAPTVGTATITVNLSGSVKVTAGAVSCANVDQNAAFGTYTDQTGTSTSPSLSVSSAEGEVIVDILGTVRSTSPAVVSSRPLQWSNVTTGGSAASQVSGASSTGFGASSVTMDWNLSSSRAWALGAVALKPAAATEIRLDTFDATRIQGQNHIQWTTAYEHSTLGFNLYREDGSQRKRVNDTIVPGSSLLSRAAFRQTGQQYEWLDPQGSATSSYYLEEVEFSGKSNWHGPFELSKGPNAQSATAPGLVDQPFELDTLAASSVYGEAKLPLSVVPLRYEYDDLLALQMLLASSHAIKILVPTEGLYEITGQELFDKGLPQGVNPVLLTLFAQGQQVALQLLGTEDGSFDSEDKLRFYGVPVDTSHTDTQVYWLVVGDEAAERVQDVDATSIDPSTVDSFVFELERADRSLYLASIENGGASNFVGPVIRQNEAGAQEFIVKHLDTVSAEPAYLWVKLQGITKGSHNVQVLVNNVAVGNVRCRDQRFEIARLEFSQTLLNEGSNQFVLRPKQVLRI, encoded by the coding sequence ATGGGCTTGGGCTTGGGCAGGATCGGCTCGTTGAGGTGCTGGAGCATCGACAACTGGCTGTTCGTTGTTTTAATTTCGTCCTTCTTGGGAGGGTGTCGCGAAGGTGCGGCGGAGTCGCATGTTTTGCTTGCATTGCAACCAACGTGGCAAGCTTCACGTCAAAGCGACAAAGCGACTTCACTCGATAAAACTTCTGAAGCGTTTAACAAGCTACCGATCTATTTTTTGCCGGTAGGTAAAGGGGAAGCGGAAAAAAATAAATTTCATGTGCTCGGTAACGCCATGGAAGTATTTTTTACCGACGAGGGCGTACGGTATGTCCTTAAGGAAAACAATGAAGCCACCGGTGAAACAAAAAGCTGGAGCATCTTGGCTAGCTTTGTTGGTGCGAAGAAGGTGGCGCCAAAAGGCAAAGCAAAAAGCGATGCGGTGTTCAGTTTTTTCCGAGGCAAAAAAGAGCAATGGCGCACTGGCATTTCGCCATTCGAAGAACTGATCTATGCCGAGCTATGGCCGGGGATTGATCTCGTATATCGGGGTAAGGGCGGCTTTATCAAATACAGTTTTATCGTGCATCCCGGTGCCGATCCTTCCCAGATTAAAGTGCGATACGAAGGCGTTGAAGAAGCTTTCCTTACATCCAAAGGTGAATTGGTACTTGGCACTGGCCTAAGAAAACTTCGAGAAGATACCCCGTATGTGTATCAGCAAAGTTCTACAGCAGTTCAAGAGATTCCAAGCAGCTATGTGCTTTCTGCACGTGCAAACCAAGCCACGTTGAGTTTTGAGCTTGGCGTCTACGATAAGGCGCGCGAGCTCATCATTGATCCCATCGTACTAGGCTACTGTGGTTATTTAGGTGGCTCCGGCAACGAATTTAATTCTACCCTCAAAGTAGACAGTTCGGGTGCAGCGTACATAGCAGGTGAAACCTGGTCCAACGAATCCTCCATTGCTGCCACGGTCGGTCCCGACGTCACCATGAACGGGTGGGTTGATGCCTATGTTGCAAAAGTAAGCGCTGATGGGACGTCGCTGGTTTATGCGGGTTTTATTGGCGGCAGCGGGCAAGACATCGGTTACGGCATCGACGTGGACAGTTCCGGCAATGCCTACGTGGTTGGTGCCGCCGGCTCAGGCAGTGGCTTTCCTGTGACCGGGGGCGCATACGATACGACTTTTAATGGCGGTAACGACTTGTTTGTCGCTAAAATAAATAGTTCAGGGACAAGCCTAAGCTATTGTACTTTTATTGGTGGTTCAGGCTCCGACGGGAATTTTTCGGCCATTGCAGTCGACGGATCAGGAAACGCCTACGTCACAGGACGCACGGATTCCACCGAACTCTCGTCACCTCCTTTTCCGGTGACCGGCGGCAGTTTTGATACCACAGCCAACGGAGGGCTTGATGCCTTTGTCGTTAAACTCAATGCAGCAGGCTCTGCTTTGAGCTACTCAGGTTTTTTGGGAGGGAGCAGCAATGAAAATAGCACTGGCGGCAACACTGGGGGCATCGCGGTGGATTCGAGCGGCAATGCCTACGTCGTAGGAGAAACCTCTTCTTCTGACTTTCCCGTCTCTGGAGGCGCCTACGATACCGTCTACGGTGGATCAGGCGATGCCTTCGTAGCAAAAGTAAATGCTGCGGGATCAGCGCTTAGTTATGCTAGCTTCCTCGGAGGAACTTCAAATGACTTTGCTGTGGACGTTGCTGTCGACAGCTCCGGCAATGTCTATGTGGGGGGCGATACCAATTCTACTGAGTCGAGTTTCCCTGTTTCAGGAGGCCCGGACCTTACAGCGAACGGAAGCACTGACGTGTTTCTTGCCAGTTTAAACGCTGCGGGCTCTGCGTTAATCTTTAACGGTTTCGTTGGGGGAAGCTCCTATGACAAACTAGGAAGTCTCGCGATTGACAGTAATAACGATGTCTATTTTGGTGGTTACACAGCGTCCACGGAATCCACTTTTCCAGTGCTTGTTGGGCCTGATCTAAGTTTCAATTTGGGTAACAACGATGCGTTCCTCGGGAAACTTAGGGTTTCGGACACTAGCCTCGAATACCTGGGCTACATCGGAGGAAGTTCGGATGACAACATTTCCGGCATCGACGTCGATGGCGCAGGTGATGCCTATGTGACAGGTCTGACAGGTTCATCCGAGGCCACCTTCCCGGTCGTGACAGGAAGTTTCGATACCACATACAGCGCCAATGGCGATTTCTTTGTAGCAAAGGTAGAGAACGTAGCTGAGGGCATCGTATGCGACAGCAACTCATCAACTAATGGAAGCACAAGCGCGCTTAGTTGGTCACACACTGTAAATTCAGGTGACGACCGAGTACTTCTCGTTGGCGTCGCGTTTCGCAACGGCAGCAGTGAAACGGTGAGCAGCGTGTTCTATGGTGCAGCGAGTCTCAAGCCGCTTGGTGCAACTTCGAATGGAACGTCGGTACGAGTGGAAATGTTTCAAGTGCTTGCTCCTACGGTAGGCACAGCTACGATTACCGTGAACCTAAGCGGTAGTGTTAAAGTGACAGCGGGGGCGGTGTCGTGTGCCAACGTCGATCAAAACGCAGCTTTTGGTACCTACACAGACCAAACCGGAACAAGTACCTCGCCATCCTTGAGCGTGAGTAGCGCTGAAGGAGAAGTGATTGTCGATATACTCGGTACCGTACGTAGCACCTCTCCTGCGGTGGTAAGTTCACGTCCTCTGCAATGGAGCAATGTTACTACTGGGGGCAGCGCTGCAAGCCAGGTCTCAGGCGCTTCGAGCACGGGTTTTGGGGCCAGCAGTGTAACGATGGATTGGAACCTTTCAAGTTCACGAGCTTGGGCGCTTGGAGCAGTCGCACTTAAGCCGGCGGCGGCTACCGAGATCCGGCTCGATACCTTTGATGCTACGCGAATCCAAGGTCAAAACCATATTCAATGGACCACAGCTTACGAGCATTCCACCTTGGGCTTTAATCTTTATCGGGAAGACGGCTCTCAGCGTAAACGTGTAAACGATACGATCGTTCCGGGTAGTTCATTGCTTAGCCGAGCTGCCTTTCGGCAGACTGGGCAGCAATACGAGTGGCTCGATCCACAAGGCAGTGCAACGAGCAGCTACTATCTCGAGGAAGTCGAGTTTAGCGGCAAAAGCAACTGGCATGGTCCTTTCGAGCTAAGTAAAGGGCCGAATGCTCAATCTGCGACTGCGCCTGGGCTTGTTGATCAACCTTTCGAACTCGATACGCTTGCGGCTTCTAGTGTGTACGGTGAAGCTAAGCTGCCGCTCTCTGTTGTTCCGCTGAGGTATGAGTACGATGATTTGCTTGCGCTGCAGATGCTGCTTGCAAGTAGCCATGCGATCAAGATTCTTGTTCCGACAGAAGGCTTGTATGAAATCACAGGACAAGAACTGTTTGATAAAGGACTTCCGCAAGGTGTCAATCCTGTCTTGTTGACGCTTTTTGCGCAGGGCCAGCAAGTTGCTCTGCAGCTGCTTGGAACAGAAGATGGTAGTTTCGATTCGGAAGATAAACTAAGGTTTTATGGTGTCCCTGTTGATACCTCACATACCGACACGCAGGTTTATTGGCTTGTCGTTGGCGATGAGGCTGCCGAGCGCGTACAGGATGTCGATGCGACAAGCATCGATCCGTCCACAGTCGATTCCTTCGTGTTTGAGCTTGAGAGAGCCGATCGAAGTCTATACCTTGCATCGATTGAAAACGGTGGTGCATCCAACTTTGTTGGACCTGTTATTCGGCAAAATGAAGCCGGCGCTCAGGAATTCATCGTCAAGCATTTGGACACGGTATCCGCCGAGCCAGCTTATTTATGGGTAAAACTACAAGGCATTACGAAGGGAAGTCATAACGTCCAGGTTCTCGTCAACAATGTAGCCGTTGGAAATGTACGTTGTCGCGACCAACGTTTTGAAATCGCGCGTTTGGAATTCAGTCAGACCTTGCTCAACGAAGGTAGCAATCAATTCGTTTTGAGGCCAAAG
- a CDS encoding DUF4386 family protein, whose amino-acid sequence MQTVNSADNPRATYYLASASGIAAVALNVLAVFLLAELPHAYKVNALREWLKESMTHPSETGWSAWAFTLGVLLLAPFAYGLHHRLRHKGSGLTAIAAIFVSLAGVMNAAGTLTPFVLVRHVLPNYEGQLPSCEPIAFALLGFTLSMDALFNVLFGAGMILFGFALFKQPHSKFWLGAFGIVAGLSALPIVLQAHSVFFANFLIVAGPLWLFWVSAVSIWLMIEAERSHQSAGV is encoded by the coding sequence ATGCAAACGGTAAACAGTGCAGATAACCCAAGAGCCACTTACTACCTCGCTTCGGCGAGTGGTATAGCTGCCGTTGCCTTAAACGTCCTTGCCGTGTTTTTGCTTGCAGAGCTACCTCATGCCTACAAAGTTAATGCCCTTCGTGAATGGCTAAAGGAAAGCATGACGCATCCATCGGAAACGGGCTGGAGCGCCTGGGCGTTTACCTTGGGGGTGTTGCTCTTAGCGCCCTTTGCTTATGGTTTGCATCATCGACTTCGTCACAAAGGATCGGGTCTTACTGCGATTGCCGCCATCTTTGTCTCATTGGCCGGCGTAATGAATGCGGCTGGAACTTTAACGCCTTTTGTGTTGGTGCGGCATGTTCTGCCCAATTATGAGGGTCAGCTTCCTTCCTGCGAGCCGATTGCATTTGCTTTGTTGGGCTTTACCCTAAGCATGGATGCATTGTTCAATGTCTTGTTTGGAGCTGGCATGATTCTTTTCGGCTTCGCGCTATTTAAACAACCTCATTCCAAGTTTTGGCTAGGCGCGTTTGGGATTGTCGCCGGCCTTTCAGCTCTACCTATCGTACTGCAAGCTCACTCAGTTTTTTTCGCTAATTTTCTTATCGTTGCGGGACCCTTGTGGCTTTTTTGGGTAAGCGCAGTGAGTATCTGGCTAATGATCGAAGCTGAGCGGTCCCATCAGAGTGCTGGCGTCTGA
- a CDS encoding DUF1365 domain-containing protein: MTHSMLHSAIYEGEVEHHRLSPKPHRFTYSMFMVYLDLNELDHVFSKRWFWSTKRLAPARFCRRDYLDPSTPSLDTAVRNLVQQRTGHWYDGPIRMLTHLRYFGFVFNPVTFYYLFDAEDTSVQCIVAEITNTPWNERHAYVLVPGTQGGKRNALRFRFDKQFHVSPFMPMHLQYDWAFSEPDQALSVCMKNYEAQSLCFVAKLKLQRSAISSGNLASVLCRFPWMTLKVIVAIYYEALRLKLKKLPFFAHPNHQRPATSEETSL, translated from the coding sequence ATGACACATAGCATGTTGCACAGTGCGATTTATGAAGGCGAAGTCGAGCATCATCGCTTGAGTCCCAAGCCGCACCGCTTCACTTATTCAATGTTTATGGTCTACCTTGACCTAAACGAACTCGATCATGTTTTTAGCAAGCGCTGGTTTTGGTCGACGAAGCGCCTGGCCCCGGCGCGCTTTTGTCGTCGGGATTATCTCGATCCATCCACTCCGTCGCTTGATACCGCTGTGCGAAATCTTGTTCAACAACGAACAGGACATTGGTATGACGGTCCAATCCGCATGCTCACGCACTTGCGGTATTTTGGTTTCGTTTTCAATCCGGTGACCTTCTATTATTTGTTTGACGCCGAAGACACATCCGTTCAATGCATTGTTGCTGAGATCACCAACACGCCTTGGAATGAACGTCACGCCTACGTGCTTGTGCCAGGCACGCAGGGCGGCAAACGAAATGCACTGCGCTTTCGTTTTGATAAGCAGTTTCATGTCTCGCCCTTTATGCCCATGCATCTGCAGTACGACTGGGCTTTCAGTGAACCAGACCAAGCTCTGAGCGTGTGCATGAAAAACTACGAAGCTCAGTCGCTGTGCTTTGTTGCCAAACTTAAGCTTCAACGGAGTGCGATAAGCTCAGGCAATCTGGCATCGGTTCTGTGCCGTTTCCCATGGATGACCCTCAAGGTCATTGTCGCCATCTACTACGAAGCGCTCCGTCTCAAGCTAAAAAAGCTTCCCTTTTTCGCCCATCCCAACCACCAACGGCCCGCCACCTCTGAGGAGACCTCGTTATGA